The following proteins are encoded in a genomic region of Enterocloster clostridioformis:
- a CDS encoding S8 family peptidase has translation MKKLITATALFLALATASGAVPYNAADNAFSAYAVGPGLNNLSVKDGKASYQWALKNDGQAQKIVQELNIDSLDPAYVHRNKRGKVDAIVLPPLEPANILTSTIDAVPGIDINIQPAWQAYSQIGPKRPLTVAVIDTGVDISHPDLQGSIWVNEDEIPGDGIDNDGNGFVDDVNGWNFYSNTNQIYEGPEDVHGTHAAGTIAASKDNGGIVGIADNNYVKIMPVKALGGEDGKGSPENVIAAIKYAEANGAQICNLSFGSRNCTEEFKAAIRDSGMLFIVAAGNGDDNAIGYNIDASPIYPASLPFDNVITVANLMFDGTLDASSNYGAASVDIAAPGTFILGITPDNGYAFMSGTSMAAPMVTGVAAMLYTSRPELSLPDIKNVILASARKTDSLNGKVLCGGMVDANGAMHWGRQ, from the coding sequence ATGAAAAAACTGATTACGGCCACGGCGCTTTTCCTGGCACTTGCCACAGCGTCCGGGGCCGTCCCCTATAATGCGGCGGATAACGCGTTCTCTGCCTATGCGGTAGGCCCTGGCCTCAACAACCTGTCTGTCAAGGACGGCAAGGCCTCGTACCAGTGGGCCCTTAAAAATGACGGCCAGGCGCAAAAAATAGTCCAGGAACTGAATATCGATTCCCTGGACCCTGCCTATGTGCACAGGAACAAAAGAGGAAAGGTAGACGCCATAGTTCTTCCCCCGTTGGAGCCAGCCAATATCCTGACCAGCACCATTGATGCCGTTCCCGGAATCGACATCAATATCCAGCCGGCATGGCAGGCCTATTCCCAGATAGGGCCAAAGCGCCCTCTGACCGTGGCGGTCATAGACACGGGCGTGGACATCTCCCATCCGGATTTACAGGGCTCCATATGGGTCAATGAGGACGAGATTCCCGGAGACGGCATTGACAATGACGGCAACGGATTCGTGGACGATGTAAACGGCTGGAACTTTTACAGCAATACCAACCAGATATACGAAGGCCCGGAGGACGTCCACGGCACCCATGCGGCAGGCACCATTGCGGCCTCCAAGGATAACGGCGGTATCGTGGGAATAGCAGACAACAATTATGTAAAAATCATGCCTGTAAAAGCCCTGGGAGGAGAGGACGGGAAGGGTTCCCCGGAAAATGTAATTGCCGCCATTAAATATGCGGAGGCCAACGGCGCCCAGATATGTAATTTAAGCTTTGGATCCCGGAACTGTACAGAAGAATTCAAGGCAGCGATCCGCGACTCCGGGATGCTCTTTATTGTAGCCGCGGGCAACGGGGATGACAACGCAATCGGCTACAACATAGACGCCTCCCCCATTTACCCTGCCTCCCTTCCCTTTGACAACGTGATAACCGTAGCCAACCTGATGTTTGACGGCACGCTGGACGCGAGCTCCAATTACGGTGCCGCCAGTGTGGATATCGCTGCTCCCGGCACCTTCATCCTGGGCATCACTCCTGACAATGGCTATGCCTTCATGAGCGGCACCTCCATGGCCGCCCCCATGGTCACCGGTGTGGCAGCCATGCTCTATACCTCCAGGCCGGAATTAAGCCTGCCGGATATCAAAAACGTAATCCTGGCCTCGGCCCGCAAGACGGACAGTCTGAACGGCAAGGTATTATGCGGCGGAATGGTGGATGCCAACGGGGCTATGCATTGGGGCCGGCAATAA
- a CDS encoding sodium ion-translocating decarboxylase subunit beta, with amino-acid sequence MDFGNIINNLLDQMAFFHLEAGNYVMIVVALVFLYLAIKKGFEPLLLIPIAFGMLLVNIYPDIMYSPEQTSNGTGGLLWYFFQLDEWSILPSLIFLGVGAMTDFGPLIANPISFLMGAAAQLGIYSAYFFAILLGFSGKESAAISIIGGADGPTSLFLCSKLGQTQIMGPIAVAAYSYMALVPIIQPPFMKLLTTEKERKIKMEQLRPVSKLEKILFPIIVTIVVCLILPSTAPLVGMLMLGNLFRESGVVKQLADTASNALMYIVVILLGTSVGATTSAEAFLNVTTIKIVALGLTAFIFGTVGGVLLGKLLCNITGGKINPLIGSAGVSAVPMAARVSQKVGAEADPTNFLLMHAMGPNVAGVIGTAVAAGTFMAIFGV; translated from the coding sequence ATTAACAACCTGCTGGACCAGATGGCCTTTTTCCATCTGGAAGCAGGCAACTATGTAATGATCGTAGTGGCCCTGGTGTTCTTATACCTTGCTATCAAAAAGGGATTTGAACCCCTGCTGCTGATTCCGATTGCATTCGGTATGCTGCTGGTCAATATTTATCCGGATATCATGTATTCTCCGGAACAGACGTCCAACGGAACAGGCGGGCTTCTGTGGTACTTCTTCCAGCTGGATGAGTGGAGCATTTTGCCCTCCCTTATCTTCCTGGGCGTTGGAGCCATGACGGACTTTGGCCCCCTTATCGCAAACCCAATCAGCTTCCTTATGGGCGCGGCCGCGCAGCTGGGTATCTACTCTGCTTATTTCTTCGCCATCCTGTTAGGATTCTCAGGCAAGGAGTCTGCGGCCATCTCCATTATCGGCGGTGCGGACGGCCCTACATCCCTGTTCCTGTGCAGTAAGCTGGGACAGACCCAGATCATGGGACCTATCGCGGTTGCGGCTTACTCCTACATGGCACTGGTTCCAATCATCCAGCCGCCATTTATGAAGCTTCTGACAACTGAGAAGGAGCGTAAGATTAAGATGGAACAGCTTCGTCCTGTATCCAAGCTGGAGAAGATTCTGTTCCCCATCATCGTAACCATCGTGGTATGCCTTATCCTGCCGTCCACGGCACCTCTTGTGGGAATGCTGATGTTAGGCAACCTGTTCCGTGAGAGCGGCGTTGTGAAGCAGCTGGCTGACACGGCAAGCAATGCCCTGATGTACATTGTGGTTATCCTGCTGGGTACTTCCGTAGGCGCCACCACCAGCGCGGAGGCATTCTTAAATGTAACTACCATCAAGATTGTTGCCCTGGGCCTGACCGCATTTATCTTCGGCACCGTCGGCGGTGTGCTTTTAGGCAAGCTCCTCTGCAATATTACAGGAGGAAAGATCAATCCGCTTATCGGTTCTGCCGGCGTGTCCGCAGTTCCTATGGCGGCCCGTGTGTCCCAGAAGGTGGGAGCAGAAGCAGACCCGACCAACTTCCTGCTGATGCACGCAATGGGACCAAACGTTGCAGGCGTTATCGGCACCGCTGTTGCGGCCGGTACCTTCATGGCAATATTTGGGGTATAA
- a CDS encoding oxaloacetate decarboxylase subunit alpha, translating to MAEIEKRPVKIVETVLRDAHQSLLATRMSTEQMLPIIDKMDKVGYHAVECWGGATFDSCLRFLKEDPWERLRKLRDGFKNTKLQMLFRGQNILGYNHYADDVVEYFVQKSISNGIDIIRIFDCLNDIRNLETAVKATNKEKGHAQIALCYTLGDAYTLDYWKDIARRIEDMGADSLCIKDMAGLLTPYAASELVQALKEGTSLPIDLHTHYTSGVASMTYLKAVEAGCEIIDCAMSPLALGTSQPATEVMVETFRGTPYDTGYDQSLLAEIADHFQPIREQALKSGLLNPKVLGVNIKTLQYQVPGGMLSNLVSQLKEAGQEDKYREVLEEIPRVRKDFGEPPLVTPSSQIVGTQAVMNVIMGERYKMVPKESKKIMLGEFGQTVKPFNPEVQKKIIGDETPITCRPADLIAPQLPQFEKECAQWKQQDEDVLSYALFPAVAKDFFEYRAAQQTKVDSSAADKDSKAYPV from the coding sequence ATGGCAGAGATAGAAAAGAGGCCAGTGAAGATTGTGGAAACCGTCCTTCGTGACGCCCACCAGTCTTTGCTCGCAACCAGAATGTCCACAGAGCAGATGCTGCCCATTATCGATAAGATGGACAAGGTAGGCTACCATGCGGTTGAGTGCTGGGGCGGAGCTACCTTTGATTCCTGTCTCCGTTTCCTGAAGGAAGATCCATGGGAGAGACTGAGGAAACTGAGAGACGGATTTAAGAATACCAAGCTGCAGATGCTGTTCCGCGGACAGAACATCCTGGGATATAACCACTATGCAGACGATGTAGTGGAGTATTTTGTACAGAAGTCCATTTCCAACGGTATTGATATCATCCGTATCTTTGACTGTCTGAATGATATCCGCAACCTGGAGACAGCTGTGAAGGCTACCAACAAAGAAAAAGGACATGCTCAGATTGCGCTGTGCTATACTTTGGGCGATGCCTATACACTGGATTACTGGAAGGATATTGCCAGGAGAATTGAGGACATGGGCGCTGACTCCCTGTGTATCAAGGATATGGCAGGCCTGCTGACTCCATATGCGGCATCAGAGCTGGTACAGGCGCTGAAGGAAGGAACAAGCCTTCCTATCGACCTGCATACCCACTACACATCAGGTGTTGCTTCCATGACCTACTTAAAGGCAGTAGAGGCAGGATGCGAAATCATCGACTGCGCCATGTCACCTCTGGCTCTGGGAACCAGCCAGCCGGCCACTGAGGTTATGGTGGAGACCTTCCGCGGCACCCCCTATGACACTGGCTATGACCAGTCACTGCTGGCTGAGATTGCAGACCATTTCCAGCCCATACGTGAGCAGGCCCTTAAGAGCGGCCTTCTGAACCCGAAGGTTCTGGGCGTTAATATCAAGACCCTTCAGTATCAGGTGCCGGGCGGCATGCTTTCCAACCTGGTAAGCCAGTTAAAAGAGGCCGGACAGGAAGACAAGTACCGCGAAGTTCTGGAGGAGATTCCGAGAGTGCGCAAGGACTTCGGTGAGCCTCCGTTAGTTACCCCGTCATCCCAGATTGTGGGTACACAGGCTGTTATGAACGTTATTATGGGCGAGCGCTATAAGATGGTTCCAAAGGAATCCAAGAAAATCATGCTTGGCGAATTCGGCCAGACAGTTAAGCCCTTTAATCCGGAAGTGCAGAAAAAGATTATCGGCGACGAGACACCGATTACCTGCCGTCCCGCCGACCTGATTGCTCCGCAGCTTCCTCAGTTTGAGAAGGAATGCGCACAGTGGAAGCAGCAGGATGAGGATGTTCTCAGCTATGCGCTGTTCCCGGCAGTGGCCAAGGATTTCTTCGAGTACAGGGCTGCCCAGCAGACTAAGGTTGACAGCAGCGCGGCCGACAAGGACAGCAAGGCTTATCCTGTTTAA